From Pseudomonas sp. B21-028, one genomic window encodes:
- a CDS encoding LysR family transcriptional regulator — MNPFEEMRIFAQVMESGSFTAAADQLGLSKQFVSRKLMALEQRLGVRLLNRSTRRLDVTPLGQRYYEAALRLLNEIEQVEQGISGQTSEPRGTLRLSAPLSFAVAHLGCLLPLFLQRYPQVSVEVDLSDRSVDLLGEGYDLALRIGVLEDSTLIARRIASIDRVYCASPSYLAQRGTPSRPEDLRSHDCLPYGHSRQVQWRFGGGGKPLVLEVAGRMRANNGDLLRDAAIAGMGITYLPTFILGDALKDGRLVKVLEGFETEPLALSAVYPQHRQSSRPVQALVEFLREHMQ; from the coding sequence ATGAACCCCTTCGAAGAAATGCGCATTTTTGCCCAGGTCATGGAGTCGGGCAGCTTCACGGCGGCGGCGGACCAGTTGGGGTTGTCCAAGCAATTCGTCAGCCGCAAGCTCATGGCGCTGGAACAGCGGCTGGGGGTTCGCCTGCTCAACCGTTCGACGCGGCGGCTGGACGTCACCCCGTTGGGCCAGCGCTATTACGAAGCCGCGTTGCGTCTGCTCAACGAAATCGAGCAGGTGGAGCAGGGCATCAGCGGCCAGACCAGCGAGCCTCGCGGTACCCTTCGGCTCAGCGCACCGCTGTCTTTTGCCGTGGCGCACCTGGGCTGTCTGCTGCCGTTGTTCTTGCAGCGTTATCCGCAGGTCAGCGTTGAAGTGGACCTGAGTGACCGCTCGGTGGATTTGCTGGGGGAGGGTTACGACTTGGCGCTACGCATCGGTGTGCTGGAGGATTCGACCCTGATCGCCCGCCGCATCGCGAGCATCGACCGGGTCTACTGCGCCAGCCCGTCCTACCTGGCGCAACGCGGCACTCCCTCGCGTCCCGAAGACCTGCGCAGCCATGACTGCCTGCCCTACGGTCATAGCCGTCAGGTGCAGTGGCGTTTCGGAGGAGGGGGTAAACCGCTGGTGTTGGAAGTCGCCGGACGCATGCGCGCCAACAACGGTGATCTGCTCAGGGATGCGGCCATCGCCGGCATGGGCATTACCTATCTTCCTACCTTCATCCTCGGCGATGCGCTGAAGGATGGACGGTTGGTCAAGGTACTGGAGGGCTTCGAAACCGAGCCCCTGGCGCTGTCGGCGGTGTACCCGCAACATCGCCAGAGTTCGCGCCCGGTGCAAGCGCTGGTGGAATTTCTACGGGAACATATGCAGTAG